A stretch of Gymnodinialimonas phycosphaerae DNA encodes these proteins:
- the cobW gene encoding cobalamin biosynthesis protein CobW: MADLAKLPVTVVTGFLGSGKTTLISHLIQNPGGKRLAVVVNEFGDVGVDGEILKGCAIPDCPAENIMELANGCICCTVADDFIPTIEALMALEPRPEHIIIETSGLALPKPLLKAFDWPDIRSKITVDGVIALADAEAVAAGRFATDVARVDAQRLADDSIDHETPLSEVFEDQISCADIILLTKPDLAGPDGVAKAKAIIAAQAPRPIPVIEVAEGAIDPRVILGLEAAAEDDMDARPSHHDGHDDHEHDDFESIVVDIPDVTDPLELVARIEKLAKTQNILRVKGYANVSGKPMRLLVQAVGARVRHQYDQPWGDRPRQGRLVVIAEHDDVDPAAIRAVLAPAQAAAE, translated from the coding sequence ATGGCTGATCTCGCAAAACTCCCCGTCACCGTGGTGACCGGCTTCCTTGGCTCCGGCAAGACGACGCTGATCTCGCATTTGATCCAGAACCCCGGCGGCAAGCGCCTTGCCGTGGTGGTCAACGAGTTTGGCGACGTTGGGGTCGACGGTGAAATCCTCAAGGGCTGCGCCATCCCCGATTGCCCGGCCGAGAATATCATGGAGCTGGCAAACGGCTGCATCTGCTGCACCGTGGCTGATGATTTCATTCCGACGATCGAGGCGCTGATGGCGCTGGAGCCGCGGCCCGAGCATATCATCATCGAGACCTCTGGCCTCGCGCTGCCCAAACCGCTTCTCAAGGCGTTTGACTGGCCTGATATCCGATCGAAGATCACCGTGGACGGCGTGATTGCCTTGGCGGACGCCGAGGCCGTGGCGGCAGGCCGTTTTGCGACCGACGTGGCCCGCGTCGATGCGCAGCGCCTCGCCGATGACAGCATCGACCACGAAACGCCCCTGTCGGAGGTCTTCGAAGACCAGATCTCTTGCGCCGACATCATCTTGTTGACCAAGCCGGATCTGGCAGGGCCGGACGGCGTGGCCAAGGCCAAGGCGATCATCGCGGCACAAGCGCCGCGCCCGATCCCGGTGATCGAGGTTGCGGAAGGGGCCATCGACCCCCGCGTGATCCTCGGATTGGAGGCGGCGGCAGAAGATGACATGGACGCGCGTCCCTCGCATCACGATGGGCACGACGACCACGAGCACGATGACTTTGAATCCATCGTCGTCGACATCCCCGACGTGACGGACCCGCTGGAGCTGGTGGCCCGGATCGAGAAATTGGCGAAGACCCAGAACATCCTCCGCGTCAAAGGCTATGCCAACGTCTCGGGTAAACCGATGCGTCTGCTGGTGCAGGCCGTCGGCGCCCGCGTCCGTCACCAATATGACCAACCCTGGGGGGACCGCCCGCGCCAAGGTCGCCTCGTGGTGATTGCCGAACATGATGACGTCGATCCCGCCGCCATCCGCGCCGTTCTTGCCCCCGCGCAGGCCGCCGCCGAGTAA
- a CDS encoding DUF1636 domain-containing protein, translating into MTNDTTRAPAPIPAQTPTEVLVCVKCLRGTDAPEEGLRPGERLYNELIQREMPEGVTIRPMECLQNCDSGCSVAIRGGDARWTYVYGNFQEGSHPDMLAEGIALYHATDDGLIPWRARPEHFKRNCIARIPPVSPKES; encoded by the coding sequence ATGACCAACGACACGACAAGAGCCCCGGCCCCGATCCCGGCCCAGACCCCGACCGAAGTTCTGGTCTGCGTGAAATGCCTGCGGGGCACAGATGCGCCGGAAGAGGGGCTGCGTCCCGGCGAGAGACTTTACAACGAACTGATCCAGCGCGAGATGCCCGAAGGCGTTACGATCCGCCCGATGGAATGCCTGCAAAACTGCGACAGTGGCTGTTCCGTCGCCATCCGCGGGGGCGACGCCCGCTGGACCTATGTTTACGGAAACTTCCAAGAGGGGTCGCATCCAGACATGCTGGCCGAGGGCATTGCCCTTTATCACGCGACCGATGATGGCCTGATCCCGTGGCGCGCGCGCCCCGAACACTTCAAACGCAACTGTATCGCGCGCATTCCGCCGGTCTCTCCAAAGGAGAGCTGA
- the cobO gene encoding cob(I)yrinic acid a,c-diamide adenosyltransferase: MTADQDAENARHAEKMRKIKAARDKMMETKTEEKGLIIVHTGPGKGKSSSGFGMVMRSIQHGMGCAVVQFIKGNWDTGEKSFLRERFADECRFFVSGEGFTWETQDKARDIAAAQNGWKIAQEQILDPEIDFVLLDEINIALRYDYLDIDEVVDFLLTQKPPMTHVCLTGRNAKPELIEAADLVTEMTLVKHPFRDGVKAQKGVEF; encoded by the coding sequence ATGACCGCTGATCAAGACGCCGAGAACGCCCGCCACGCCGAGAAGATGCGCAAGATCAAGGCTGCGCGCGACAAGATGATGGAGACCAAGACCGAAGAGAAGGGCCTGATCATCGTCCACACCGGGCCCGGAAAGGGCAAGAGTTCCAGCGGCTTCGGCATGGTGATGCGATCCATTCAACACGGTATGGGCTGCGCCGTCGTCCAGTTCATCAAGGGCAATTGGGACACCGGCGAGAAGTCGTTCCTGCGCGAACGCTTCGCCGATGAGTGCCGGTTCTTCGTCTCGGGCGAAGGGTTCACGTGGGAAACCCAGGACAAGGCGCGCGACATCGCGGCGGCACAGAACGGCTGGAAAATCGCGCAAGAACAGATCCTCGATCCCGAGATCGACTTCGTACTGCTCGATGAGATCAACATCGCCCTGCGCTACGATTACCTGGACATCGACGAGGTCGTGGACTTCCTTCTGACCCAGAAGCCGCCCATGACGCACGTGTGTTTGACGGGGCGCAACGCTAAGCCGGAACTGATCGAGGCGGCTGATCTGGTGACGGAAATGACTCTGGTGAAGCATCCCTTCCGCGATGGCGTGAAGGCCCAGAAGGGCGTGGAGTTTTGA
- a CDS encoding cobyric acid synthase translates to MTRAIMIQGTGSNVGKSMLVAGLCRIARQRGLSVAPFKPQNMSNNAAVTADGGEIGRAQALQALACGLEPHTDMNPVLLKPESETGSQVVVQGKRLTTVRAREYAGLKPQLLKSVLESFERLKAAHDLVIVEGAGSPAEVNLRTGDIANMGFAQASATPVVLCGDIDRGGVIAQIVGTQAVISAEDARLVRGFMINKFRGDPSLFDDGYKMIAQRTGWRGFGVIPWFGDAGNLPAEDALDITTRTRAEGLHIVCLRLSRIANFDDMDPLAQEPGVRLTMLEPGAAIPGDADVVIIPGSKSTRGDMAYLRAQGWDVDLAAHLRRGGHVLGICGGYQMLGGSVTDPGGIEGPAGMDAGLGLLDVDTVMTGDKRLTETAAVHAPSGTPFKGYEIHIGRTHGPDTVRPFAIVNGQPEGAICPNGRVSGSYLHGMFRDDAFRAAWLAQFGVAQTISYDATVEATLDGLATHLEAVTDIDGLLNVRL, encoded by the coding sequence ATGACCCGCGCCATCATGATCCAGGGCACCGGCTCCAACGTCGGCAAGTCGATGTTGGTGGCGGGCCTGTGCCGGATTGCACGCCAGCGCGGCTTATCGGTCGCGCCGTTCAAGCCGCAGAACATGTCCAACAACGCCGCCGTGACGGCAGATGGCGGAGAGATCGGGCGCGCACAGGCGTTGCAGGCGCTGGCCTGCGGGCTGGAGCCGCACACGGATATGAACCCGGTCTTGCTGAAGCCTGAATCCGAGACAGGGTCTCAGGTTGTCGTGCAGGGCAAGCGGCTGACGACGGTGCGGGCGCGGGAATATGCGGGACTGAAGCCACAGTTGCTGAAGTCGGTTCTGGAAAGCTTCGAGCGATTGAAAGCGGCCCATGATCTGGTGATCGTGGAAGGGGCGGGCTCTCCGGCAGAGGTGAACCTACGCACGGGAGACATCGCGAACATGGGTTTCGCGCAGGCCTCGGCCACGCCCGTGGTGCTGTGCGGCGATATCGACCGGGGCGGCGTGATCGCGCAGATCGTGGGCACGCAAGCGGTGATCAGCGCGGAAGATGCACGTCTTGTGCGCGGCTTCATGATCAACAAGTTCCGGGGCGATCCTTCGCTATTTGACGACGGCTACAAGATGATCGCGCAACGCACGGGCTGGCGCGGGTTCGGGGTGATCCCGTGGTTCGGCGACGCGGGCAACCTGCCCGCCGAGGATGCGCTCGACATCACCACGCGGACGCGCGCGGAGGGGCTACACATCGTTTGCCTGCGCCTCAGCCGGATCGCGAATTTCGACGATATGGACCCGCTGGCGCAAGAGCCGGGCGTGCGGCTGACCATGCTGGAACCCGGCGCCGCCATTCCCGGTGATGCGGACGTCGTCATCATCCCCGGCAGCAAGTCCACGCGCGGGGATATGGCGTATCTGCGGGCGCAGGGTTGGGACGTGGACCTTGCCGCGCATCTGCGGCGCGGCGGGCATGTCCTTGGGATTTGTGGCGGGTATCAGATGCTTGGCGGTAGCGTCACGGATCCGGGCGGGATCGAGGGGCCTGCGGGCATGGACGCGGGCCTTGGTTTGCTGGATGTGGACACCGTGATGACGGGCGACAAACGCCTGACGGAAACGGCGGCCGTCCATGCGCCCTCCGGCACCCCCTTCAAGGGGTACGAGATCCACATAGGCCGCACCCATGGCCCAGACACCGTGCGTCCCTTCGCCATCGTCAACGGCCAGCCCGAAGGCGCGATCTGCCCCAACGGGCGCGTGTCAGGCAGCTACCTGCACGGTATGTTCCGCGATGATGCCTTCCGCGCCGCCTGGCTGGCTCAGTTCGGCGTTGCGCAAACCATCAGCTATGATGCGACGGTCGAGGCAACGCTGGATGGATTGGCGACGCATCTGGAGGCCGTGACGGATATCGACGGCCTCCTGAATGTTCGTCTATAG
- the pcaD gene encoding 3-oxoadipate enol-lactonase, translating into MSRVDLGGRVLNTRVDGKGDQWIILSNSLGADLSMWDDQIASLTARYKVLRYDTRGHGGSDTPGAMATFADLNGDVIALMDHFKIEKAAFMGLSMGGMTGMGLAVDHADRITRVVCADARADAPEPFRANWDARIAAIEAGGLEAIVDGTLASWLTEDWRAANPDRVAQIRAMVLANDPQGYIACCHALKGLDCLRRLPEAKVPILFVGGDQDMGAAPAVMQAMADATPGGVYTQIPNAAHVANINAPEAFNAAIAEFLGL; encoded by the coding sequence ATGAGCAGGGTGGATCTGGGGGGGCGTGTCCTCAACACCCGCGTGGACGGGAAGGGGGATCAGTGGATCATCCTCTCCAATTCTCTCGGGGCCGACCTCAGCATGTGGGATGATCAGATCGCCTCGCTGACCGCGCGCTACAAGGTTCTGCGCTATGACACCCGCGGCCACGGCGGCAGCGACACGCCGGGCGCCATGGCGACGTTCGCGGACCTCAACGGCGACGTGATCGCCCTGATGGACCACTTCAAGATCGAGAAAGCGGCCTTCATGGGCCTGTCGATGGGTGGCATGACCGGCATGGGCCTTGCCGTCGATCACGCCGACCGCATCACCCGCGTGGTCTGCGCCGATGCCCGCGCCGACGCGCCCGAGCCGTTTCGCGCCAATTGGGACGCCCGCATTGCCGCGATCGAGGCGGGCGGGCTGGAGGCCATCGTCGACGGCACCCTCGCGTCCTGGCTGACAGAAGACTGGCGCGCCGCCAATCCCGACCGTGTTGCCCAGATCCGCGCCATGGTGCTGGCCAATGACCCGCAGGGCTACATCGCCTGTTGTCATGCCCTCAAAGGCCTTGATTGCCTGCGTCGGTTGCCCGAGGCGAAGGTCCCGATCCTCTTTGTCGGCGGTGATCAGGATATGGGGGCGGCCCCGGCGGTCATGCAGGCCATGGCCGATGCCACCCCCGGGGGCGTCTACACGCAAATTCCCAACGCAGCGCATGTGGCCAACATCAATGCACCCGAGGCGTTCAACGCCGCTATCGCGGAGTTCCTGGGGCTATAG
- a CDS encoding LLM class flavin-dependent oxidoreductase translates to MDLGFFTMPIHPVEKDWRQCLAEDREAFLLADELGFTEAYVGEHVTDGAEQIVSCTMFIASLASAVKQMRLGTGTVNMPNSHPANVAAQVAMLDHMLDGRFNFGISPGGLASDAEVFGNLDANRQEMFLECIDTVLKIWKSDPPYNIKGKYWDISTERTAMTEIGQGIMPKPLQNDPHPPIVVTAVAPFSKGVTEAAARGWDPISANFLMPQWVASHWPKYKEGCERVGRPADLANWRVAKSVFVADDMDTARAYATDPDSPYRFYYSQLFTKLKKHGRINLFKEHKDQPDDEVTLDHVCERLIIWGTPEKVTDELLSFREQTGQFGTLLVAGKDWADTDLARRNMVLLAEKVKPAIDVAESALRAAE, encoded by the coding sequence ATGGACCTCGGGTTTTTCACAATGCCCATTCACCCCGTCGAAAAGGACTGGCGTCAATGCCTGGCCGAAGATCGGGAAGCCTTTCTTCTGGCCGATGAGTTGGGCTTCACCGAAGCCTACGTGGGCGAACACGTCACCGACGGGGCCGAGCAGATCGTCAGCTGCACGATGTTCATCGCCTCGCTGGCCTCGGCCGTGAAGCAGATGCGCCTTGGCACCGGCACCGTGAACATGCCCAACAGCCACCCCGCCAATGTTGCAGCGCAAGTTGCGATGTTGGATCACATGCTGGACGGGCGGTTCAACTTCGGTATCTCTCCCGGTGGCCTGGCCTCTGATGCAGAGGTCTTCGGCAACCTCGATGCCAACCGCCAGGAAATGTTTCTGGAATGCATCGACACGGTGCTGAAGATCTGGAAATCCGACCCTCCCTACAACATCAAGGGCAAGTATTGGGACATCTCGACCGAACGGACCGCGATGACTGAAATCGGCCAGGGCATCATGCCCAAACCGCTGCAAAATGACCCCCATCCCCCCATCGTCGTGACCGCCGTGGCGCCGTTTTCCAAGGGCGTGACCGAGGCCGCGGCGCGGGGCTGGGACCCGATCAGCGCCAACTTCCTGATGCCCCAATGGGTCGCCAGCCACTGGCCGAAATACAAGGAAGGCTGCGAACGTGTGGGACGCCCCGCCGACCTCGCCAACTGGCGGGTCGCCAAATCCGTTTTCGTGGCCGACGACATGGACACGGCGCGCGCCTATGCCACCGATCCCGACAGCCCCTACCGCTTCTACTATAGCCAACTGTTCACCAAGCTGAAGAAGCACGGGCGGATCAATCTGTTCAAGGAACACAAGGACCAACCCGATGACGAGGTGACGCTGGACCACGTATGCGAGCGTCTGATCATCTGGGGCACGCCCGAAAAGGTGACGGACGAGCTTCTGTCTTTCCGTGAACAGACGGGCCAGTTCGGCACGCTTCTTGTGGCCGGCAAGGATTGGGCCGACACGGACCTTGCGCGGCGTAACATGGTGCTTCTGGCCGAGAAGGTGAAGCCCGCCATCGACGTGGCGGAATCCGCGTTGCGGGCCGCAGAATGA
- a CDS encoding LysR family transcriptional regulator, translating into MVTLRQLQSVVAVVEERSFTRAAARENATQSGISQHVKSVEAFLGVSLFERTSDGVTPTPAGQRYYQHCIDVLRTLDEAKGEARETGSEVTGKIRAGLIPAFTRVALAPALERFTTRYPGVEVEVIEGYSGALMDRVRSQALDFALVPGFAGETGLKVTHLNRSREMLVSGAARGLAHLAPVRLAEQSSLKLIVPSRSNVRRGKIMEYAETHGVRIDRVLDMDAMLGTLELVAASDWVTILPWIICSADAGGDVRRVSPLIDPPLHSEFVVIEPARRPLPPEGHLFLDEVRAELARLEEPAVGV; encoded by the coding sequence ATGGTTACGCTACGCCAGCTCCAATCCGTCGTGGCGGTTGTGGAAGAACGGTCTTTCACCCGCGCCGCTGCCCGCGAAAACGCGACGCAATCAGGGATTTCGCAACATGTGAAATCCGTCGAAGCCTTCCTTGGCGTCAGCCTCTTTGAACGGACAAGTGACGGCGTCACGCCGACCCCCGCAGGCCAGCGCTATTATCAGCACTGCATCGATGTGTTGCGCACCCTCGACGAGGCCAAAGGCGAGGCGCGTGAGACCGGAAGCGAGGTGACGGGCAAGATCCGGGCGGGCCTGATCCCCGCCTTCACCCGCGTCGCCCTGGCACCTGCGTTGGAGCGTTTCACCACGCGCTATCCGGGCGTGGAGGTGGAGGTGATCGAAGGCTACAGCGGCGCGTTGATGGACCGGGTGCGGTCCCAGGCGCTGGATTTCGCGTTGGTGCCCGGCTTCGCGGGGGAGACGGGGCTGAAGGTCACGCACCTCAACCGCTCCCGCGAGATGTTGGTCTCGGGCGCGGCACGGGGATTGGCGCATCTGGCTCCGGTGCGGCTGGCAGAACAATCGTCGCTGAAACTGATCGTGCCGTCGCGCTCGAACGTGCGCCGGGGGAAGATCATGGAATACGCCGAAACCCACGGCGTGCGGATCGACCGGGTGCTGGACATGGACGCGATGCTTGGCACGTTGGAACTGGTGGCCGCCAGCGATTGGGTGACGATCCTGCCATGGATCATTTGCAGCGCCGACGCGGGCGGCGACGTGCGCCGCGTCTCGCCGCTGATCGATCCGCCGCTTCACTCGGAATTCGTGGTGATCGAGCCCGCCCGCAGGCCCCTTCCGCCCGAGGGACATCTATTCCTTGATGAGGTGCGGGCCGAGTTGGCGCGGTTGGAAGAGCCTGCCGTCGGGGTCTAG
- a CDS encoding TRAP transporter large permease — protein sequence MGGDIVLWMLGLLILLILLGTHIGVALAVCSGIGVYLMLGSFEAAVSILGNTAYEAIRKDVFVVIPLFVLMGDFISRSGAASDLYRICDRSLKRLPGRLAIATIAGNTVFAAVTGVSIAAAAAFSRIAYPEMKRAGYKQTFALGAVAGSACLGMLIPPSVLLIVWAILTELSVGALFIAGIIPGILLAVMFAAYVIISVMHKPEIAPAFKADLVPLTRAEVRSELVGGLGILGLIMLVIGGIWQGLFTPTEAAGFGAIGAFVIGLIKGMRGKEILDAIYQAGRTTAPIMFLLISAQMYSRLLAIGGAVPFIQGLFFSIGAEPWMIIALMMVIWIVLGMLVDSVSIILLTVPIFAPIAGILGIDPIAFAIFGILVIEAGLLTPPFGLLVYTVKGAVPDPSVTLGQIFLGSTPYFILILVAALIVLFIPSLATWLPEVMF from the coding sequence ATGGGAGGTGATATCGTCCTGTGGATGCTGGGTCTTCTGATCCTGCTGATCTTGTTGGGAACGCACATCGGCGTGGCCCTCGCGGTCTGTTCGGGCATCGGCGTATACCTGATGCTGGGCAGCTTCGAGGCGGCGGTCTCGATCCTTGGCAACACGGCCTATGAGGCGATCCGAAAGGACGTTTTCGTGGTGATCCCCCTGTTTGTCCTGATGGGAGATTTCATATCAAGGTCGGGGGCGGCGAGTGACCTTTACCGCATCTGTGACCGCTCTCTGAAGCGCTTGCCGGGCCGTTTGGCCATCGCCACCATCGCCGGAAACACCGTCTTCGCGGCGGTCACGGGCGTCTCGATTGCCGCCGCCGCTGCCTTCTCGCGCATTGCCTACCCCGAGATGAAGCGCGCCGGCTACAAGCAGACATTCGCCCTGGGGGCCGTCGCCGGATCTGCCTGCCTTGGCATGTTGATCCCGCCCTCGGTTCTGCTGATCGTCTGGGCGATCCTGACCGAGTTGAGCGTCGGCGCGCTGTTCATTGCAGGCATCATTCCGGGCATCCTGCTGGCGGTGATGTTTGCGGCCTACGTTATCATTTCGGTCATGCACAAACCCGAGATCGCGCCAGCCTTCAAGGCAGACCTGGTGCCACTGACCCGGGCCGAGGTCCGGTCCGAACTGGTCGGCGGCCTTGGCATCCTTGGCCTGATCATGCTGGTCATCGGCGGCATCTGGCAGGGTCTTTTCACCCCCACCGAAGCGGCTGGTTTCGGTGCCATTGGCGCCTTTGTGATCGGCCTTATCAAGGGCATGCGCGGCAAGGAGATACTGGACGCGATCTATCAGGCGGGCCGCACGACCGCGCCGATCATGTTCCTTTTGATCTCTGCCCAGATGTACTCGCGCCTGCTGGCCATCGGCGGGGCCGTGCCGTTCATTCAAGGCCTGTTCTTCTCCATCGGGGCCGAGCCCTGGATGATCATCGCCCTGATGATGGTGATCTGGATCGTCCTTGGCATGTTGGTCGATAGCGTCTCGATCATTCTTCTGACGGTGCCGATCTTCGCGCCCATCGCCGGGATCCTCGGGATCGACCCGATTGCCTTCGCGATCTTTGGCATTCTGGTGATCGAGGCGGGGCTTCTGACGCCGCCCTTCGGTCTGCTGGTCTATACCGTGAAAGGGGCCGTGCCCGACCCGTCGGTCACGTTGGGGCAGATCTTCCTGGGCTCCACGCCCTACTTCATTCTGATCCTCGTGGCGGCACTGATCGTCTTGTTCATCCCGTCGCTCGCGACTTGGCTGCCCGAAGTGATGTTCTAG
- a CDS encoding TRAP transporter small permease → MGVPIKISRGIHLISAFWTMALALLIFCDVMGRQLFGAPVPGTKEILQNSVVTIAFLQLPLAIYSGSMLRTSIFADAVPAALRRILRTITALLGIAVFAALVWSTSDSFFDAYRIGEYEGEGSLRVPTWPVRGTVMVMSAFVALAYLHMIVLDWQGKLDNEIEAPGAIAPPVAE, encoded by the coding sequence ATGGGCGTGCCGATCAAGATTTCGCGGGGGATCCACTTGATCTCTGCGTTTTGGACTATGGCCTTGGCGTTGCTGATTTTCTGCGACGTCATGGGGCGGCAGCTATTCGGCGCTCCGGTGCCCGGGACGAAAGAGATATTGCAGAACTCGGTGGTCACGATTGCCTTCCTGCAATTGCCCCTCGCGATCTACTCGGGCTCCATGCTGCGAACGTCGATCTTTGCCGATGCGGTGCCTGCCGCGCTGCGCCGCATCCTGCGCACGATCACGGCGCTGTTGGGCATCGCGGTTTTCGCGGCCCTGGTCTGGAGCACCAGCGACTCGTTTTTCGACGCCTACCGGATCGGGGAATATGAGGGGGAGGGCTCTCTGCGGGTGCCCACCTGGCCCGTGCGCGGCACCGTCATGGTGATGTCGGCCTTCGTGGCGTTGGCCTACCTGCACATGATCGTCCTGGATTGGCAGGGCAAACTCGACAATGAAATCGAAGCACCGGGGGCCATCGCGCCGCCGGTAGCCGAATAA
- a CDS encoding C4-dicarboxylate TRAP transporter substrate-binding protein produces MATKAILRGTALAVTSLSLGAGAALADDFTLRIGAGHPNGPTVYVTDVAEFFVPEVVRRVAEETEHTISFVEGYGGSIAGVAETLESVQNGILDIGAYCMCFEPAKLFLHNFPYYAPFGPQDSEAQMQAVRAVYDQVPWLTEQFTAEYDQVLLGLHGWDNYHLGTTDPWETVADLQGVKIGGAGPNLPWLEFAGAQPVQSTLPDGYLSLQTGVYNGWLMFPSAYLGFRFYEPAPYYTLIGFGAMGVNALTMNENSLNRLPEDVQAIILEVGAAYEAQAGASLNAAQERGLTGLAEAGATISEISPEVQSGWAESLATFPGQQAAEADGRGMPGTEVMQTYLDVVAGTDYVWPFEYSLGN; encoded by the coding sequence ATGGCAACAAAGGCAATCTTGCGGGGCACAGCCCTTGCCGTAACATCATTATCGCTTGGGGCGGGGGCCGCATTGGCCGACGATTTCACGCTGCGCATCGGCGCCGGGCACCCCAATGGGCCCACCGTCTATGTCACTGACGTCGCGGAATTTTTCGTGCCCGAGGTCGTGCGCCGCGTGGCCGAAGAGACCGAGCACACGATTTCCTTCGTGGAGGGCTACGGCGGCTCCATCGCGGGCGTGGCCGAGACGCTGGAATCGGTGCAAAATGGCATCCTCGACATTGGCGCCTATTGCATGTGCTTCGAGCCTGCCAAGTTGTTCCTGCACAACTTCCCCTACTACGCCCCCTTCGGTCCGCAGGACTCGGAAGCGCAGATGCAAGCCGTCCGCGCCGTCTACGACCAGGTGCCCTGGCTGACCGAACAGTTCACCGCCGAATACGATCAGGTGCTTCTGGGCCTGCACGGCTGGGACAACTATCACCTGGGCACCACGGACCCGTGGGAAACCGTCGCAGACCTTCAAGGCGTGAAGATCGGTGGCGCAGGGCCCAACCTGCCGTGGCTGGAATTCGCGGGCGCACAGCCGGTGCAATCCACCCTGCCCGACGGCTACCTGTCGCTTCAGACCGGCGTCTACAACGGCTGGCTGATGTTCCCGTCGGCCTATCTGGGCTTCCGCTTCTACGAGCCCGCCCCCTACTACACGCTAATCGGCTTCGGCGCGATGGGGGTCAACGCCCTGACGATGAACGAAAACAGCTTGAACCGTCTGCCGGAAGATGTGCAGGCGATCATTCTGGAAGTCGGCGCCGCCTACGAGGCGCAGGCCGGGGCTTCGCTGAACGCCGCGCAGGAGCGCGGGTTGACGGGCCTGGCGGAAGCCGGGGCCACGATCTCGGAGATCTCGCCCGAGGTGCAAAGCGGATGGGCCGAGTCGCTCGCGACGTTCCCCGGTCAACAGGCCGCCGAGGCCGATGGCCGCGGCATGCCGGGCACCGAGGTGATGCAGACCTACCTCGATGTGGTCGCGGGCACAGACTACGTGTGGCCGTTTGAGTATTCGCTCGGCAACTAG
- a CDS encoding polysaccharide deacetylase family protein produces the protein MALSDRFPYQAIVDRPRLHLPDSKRVAVWVILNVEEWRIEKPMPRTVLPPPMGQPLLPDVPNWSWHEYGMRSGFWRQWKALTDRNIPVSLAINGNVCNSYPRVAGAALEAGWEFMGHGFLQGPMHKLDHQEGAIVAALDTIEAFCGTRPRAWESPGLTETEETLDLLRKHGVEYVADWVIDDLPQDVETPFGPVTTLPYTVETNDIAVYALQGHRSDEFLTRGRDQFDRLYAEGADNARVMAISIHPYITGVPHRIKYLEALLDYVGGHEGTAWMTASQIGDWYRAEMAREGGRS, from the coding sequence ATGGCCCTGTCCGACCGCTTTCCCTATCAAGCCATCGTCGATCGCCCCCGCCTGCACCTGCCGGACAGCAAGCGCGTCGCCGTCTGGGTGATCTTGAACGTCGAGGAATGGCGCATCGAAAAGCCGATGCCACGCACCGTTCTGCCGCCCCCCATGGGCCAACCGCTGCTGCCCGACGTCCCGAATTGGAGCTGGCACGAATACGGCATGCGCTCGGGCTTCTGGCGGCAATGGAAGGCGCTGACCGACCGCAACATCCCGGTCTCACTCGCGATCAACGGAAATGTCTGCAACAGCTATCCGCGTGTCGCGGGCGCGGCGCTAGAGGCGGGATGGGAGTTCATGGGCCACGGGTTCCTGCAAGGCCCGATGCACAAGCTGGATCACCAGGAGGGCGCGATCGTTGCCGCCCTCGATACGATCGAGGCCTTCTGTGGCACCCGCCCCCGCGCCTGGGAAAGCCCCGGCCTGACCGAAACGGAAGAGACGCTGGACCTGCTGCGCAAACACGGCGTCGAATATGTGGCCGATTGGGTGATCGACGACCTGCCCCAGGATGTGGAGACGCCGTTCGGGCCGGTCACCACCCTGCCCTACACGGTCGAGACCAACGATATCGCCGTCTACGCGCTGCAAGGCCACCGCTCGGACGAATTCCTGACGCGGGGGCGCGATCAGTTTGACCGGCTCTATGCCGAAGGCGCGGACAACGCGCGCGTCATGGCGATCTCGATCCACCCCTACATCACCGGCGTGCCGCACCGAATCAAGTATCTGGAAGCGCTGTTGGATTACGTCGGCGGCCATGAGGGTACGGCATGGATGACCGCCAGCCAGATCGGCGATTGGTATCGGGCGGAAATGGCCCGTGAAGGAGGACGATCATAA